A genomic window from Ruminiclostridium cellulolyticum H10 includes:
- a CDS encoding ABC transporter permease codes for MWNYLARRILQMIPIIIGVSIILFLIINLVPGNFIDSKVSSTHMTPQQIQHLKDIYGINDPIYLKYFKWVIGAIHFDFGDSFTYQKPVSTVINTYVWNSFSIALAAFILELIIAIPIGIISATRQYSKTDMIFTFLALIGISFPSFFLGYILIKVFAVNLHILPLAGLNTPGSSYIGFEFIIDRLKHMILPVLVLALISAGSMMRYTRTAVLEIVKQDYIRTARAKGLSEKVVIYKHALRNALIPIVTLIGLSLPGLFSGAIITESIFGIPGIGKIALEAVTKRDYPLLMGFSLFVAVLTLLGNLLSDIFYAIVDPRVKLK; via the coding sequence ATGTGGAATTACTTAGCCAGAAGAATCCTTCAGATGATTCCTATTATAATTGGAGTTTCCATAATATTATTCCTGATAATCAATCTGGTTCCCGGAAATTTTATTGATTCAAAAGTTTCATCTACACATATGACACCCCAGCAGATTCAACATCTTAAAGATATTTACGGGATAAATGATCCTATTTATCTCAAGTATTTTAAATGGGTTATAGGTGCCATTCATTTTGACTTTGGTGATTCATTTACATACCAGAAGCCTGTTTCTACCGTAATCAATACATATGTGTGGAATTCCTTTAGTATTGCTCTTGCAGCTTTTATACTGGAGCTGATAATTGCGATTCCTATAGGTATTATTTCTGCAACAAGACAATACTCAAAAACAGATATGATTTTTACTTTTTTGGCATTAATCGGAATTTCCTTTCCATCCTTTTTCCTTGGTTATATATTAATAAAAGTATTTGCCGTAAATCTCCATATTTTGCCATTGGCAGGTTTAAATACTCCAGGGTCCAGCTATATAGGGTTTGAGTTTATAATTGACCGACTGAAACATATGATATTGCCAGTTTTAGTACTTGCATTGATAAGTGCTGGGTCTATGATGAGATACACAAGAACTGCTGTCCTTGAAATCGTAAAACAGGATTATATAAGGACTGCCAGAGCAAAGGGCCTGAGTGAAAAGGTTGTAATATACAAACATGCACTAAGAAATGCGCTGATTCCCATTGTAACTCTGATTGGTCTTTCACTTCCCGGATTATTTTCAGGTGCAATAATAACAGAGAGTATTTTTGGTATTCCGGGTATAGGGAAAATTGCACTAGAAGCAGTAACAAAAAGAGACTATCCTCTTTTAATGGGATTTTCACTGTTCGTTGCCGTACTTACCCTTCTGGGAAATCTGCTTTCTGATATATTCTACGCGATTGTCGATCCCAGAGTTAAGCTAAAGTGA
- a CDS encoding ABC transporter substrate-binding protein produces the protein MKKKLAILLIVLSIILTVPACSSKSDSGDTSGGSSTGTKVSQTGFDYKKYGVEYTASTDTAKSPKVATDRKDTLVVGLPDTTGIFNYLYGDNAYDWFAIYTMFDFNIDVDFDGKAIPGATDYTISEDGLTYTFKIKDGVKFWDGNPATASDLEFAYYLEADPKYDGPSDISKTFIKGLDPYKNGNADKIEGIKVLDDKTLQITVDKASGPAIYALQVPLLEKKYYGADFKKGDTAKVKEKNGAPMGTGQYKFVEYKAGQELKLVANENYFKGAPKIKNLIFSVTPTGQELQRVMAGETDIDMADVSPDNMKAAKDAGFIDIYRFATNGYGFVGLNDADPKFSDVKVRQALMYALNRAAVVEKVYGEYARVVNIPESNVSWAYDDEGCNTYEYNLDKAGQLLDEAGWKLNSNGKREKDGKEFKIKFSCMSPHPVTDIMVPVMKDDYAKLGIDVTVENLDWPTLYQKATKKQLDAYFMANGLTPDPDNSLANAYKSDASQNYYNYKNNEVDKLCEEGLKEISTEKRKPIYKELYKILNNDLPVLFVYQRSDMWVANSRIKNYELSSFRDFFYNLYKAEIGK, from the coding sequence ATGAAGAAAAAATTAGCAATATTGTTAATTGTATTGTCAATTATACTGACGGTACCTGCATGCTCAAGTAAATCTGATTCTGGAGATACTTCCGGCGGCTCATCAACAGGAACAAAGGTCAGTCAGACAGGATTTGATTACAAGAAGTACGGAGTTGAATATACTGCTTCTACTGACACCGCAAAAAGTCCCAAGGTTGCAACAGACAGAAAGGACACATTAGTTGTTGGATTGCCGGATACAACAGGAATATTTAATTATTTGTACGGCGATAATGCTTATGATTGGTTTGCGATCTATACCATGTTTGATTTTAATATAGACGTTGATTTCGATGGTAAGGCGATACCCGGTGCCACTGACTATACAATTTCGGAGGATGGGCTGACATATACTTTTAAAATAAAAGACGGAGTTAAGTTCTGGGATGGAAACCCTGCTACAGCCTCTGATTTGGAGTTTGCATACTATCTGGAAGCTGATCCCAAATATGATGGACCTTCGGATATATCAAAAACATTCATAAAAGGTCTTGATCCATATAAAAATGGAAATGCTGACAAAATCGAAGGAATAAAGGTGCTTGATGATAAAACATTGCAGATAACCGTTGATAAAGCCAGCGGCCCTGCAATATATGCGTTGCAGGTTCCGTTACTTGAAAAGAAGTATTACGGTGCTGATTTCAAAAAGGGTGATACTGCAAAGGTAAAAGAAAAAAACGGAGCACCCATGGGCACAGGTCAATACAAATTTGTTGAGTATAAAGCGGGTCAGGAGCTGAAACTTGTAGCCAACGAGAATTATTTCAAGGGAGCTCCTAAAATTAAAAATCTGATATTTTCAGTGACACCGACAGGGCAGGAGCTTCAAAGGGTTATGGCAGGAGAGACAGATATTGATATGGCTGATGTTTCACCTGATAATATGAAAGCAGCAAAGGATGCAGGGTTTATAGACATATACAGATTTGCTACAAACGGTTACGGATTTGTGGGATTAAACGATGCTGATCCTAAATTCAGTGATGTGAAAGTACGGCAGGCTCTTATGTATGCTCTTAACAGAGCTGCTGTTGTAGAAAAGGTATACGGTGAATATGCAAGAGTCGTGAACATACCTGAATCAAATGTATCATGGGCATACGACGATGAAGGGTGCAATACATATGAATACAATCTTGATAAAGCAGGACAGCTGCTGGATGAAGCGGGTTGGAAGCTAAACAGCAACGGAAAACGTGAAAAGGACGGCAAAGAATTTAAAATCAAGTTCTCCTGCATGAGCCCTCATCCTGTAACGGACATTATGGTTCCTGTTATGAAAGACGATTATGCAAAGCTGGGAATAGATGTTACTGTTGAGAATCTTGATTGGCCGACTCTTTATCAAAAGGCAACTAAAAAGCAGCTGGATGCTTATTTTATGGCAAATGGACTTACTCCGGATCCTGACAATTCATTAGCAAATGCATACAAATCAGATGCATCTCAAAATTATTATAATTACAAAAATAACGAAGTTGATAAGCTTTGTGAAGAAGGTCTCAAAGAAATAAGCACAGAAAAGAGAAAGCCCATTTACAAGGAACTATACAAAATCTTGAATAACGACTTACCTGTACTTTTTGTATATCAGAGAAGTGACATGTGGGTAGCTAACTCCAGAATAAAAAACTACGAACTTTCTTCTTTCAGAGATTTTTTCTATAACTTATATAAAGCCGAAATTGGAAAGTAA
- a CDS encoding ABC transporter ATP-binding protein, whose amino-acid sequence MQSKNKGRFKMLYSFMEGYKWLFALAVLFTMLAIVFNYLMPQITKVIVDSVIGTEKLELPDFILNYIHSHGGRNMLRNNLLACSLLVLVLAALSGFFTLLFRICIAKASEGTIRKMRNHLFNHIQRLPYSWHVKNQTGDIIQRCTSDVEVIRNFISQQLIEMVRTVFLVGFSITVMFTMNVRLSLIALAFLPIVVAYSSVFYNKIAAKFKFADEAEGALSAMVQENLTGVRVVRAFGRQNYEIENFDTKNDHFANYWIKLGFLLSKYWGIGDFVSGLQVMLIVVMGSIDAAHGVITLGEFLVFVFYNSMLIWPVRNFGRILSELSKTSVSLNRILEIVGEEEEKDCEDAVTPDMTGDIEFKNVNFDYEGVKPVLKDISFKIKAGTTFGILGGTGSGKSTITYLLDRLYNLPEGQGTIEIGGIDIRKIQLEHLRRNIGFVLQEPFLFSKTIKENIDIFENTGDMDRIRYCADVAAVDDAVMSFSKAYDTIVGERGVTLSGGQKQRVAIARMLMQKPPIMIFDDSLSAVDSETDAKIRSALKNSTGQSTVLLISHRITTLMQADVILVLDDGKISEIGSHTELLSNDKGIYKKIYDIQSSLETELSDSTVQTGGGN is encoded by the coding sequence ATGCAATCTAAAAACAAAGGTCGATTTAAGATGCTCTATTCATTCATGGAAGGATATAAATGGCTATTTGCCCTTGCGGTATTGTTTACAATGCTAGCAATCGTATTCAATTACCTGATGCCGCAAATAACCAAGGTTATCGTTGATTCAGTTATAGGCACTGAGAAATTGGAACTGCCTGATTTTATTCTGAATTATATACATAGCCACGGCGGCAGGAATATGCTGAGAAATAATCTGCTTGCCTGCTCCCTGTTGGTACTGGTACTTGCTGCTTTGTCAGGTTTTTTCACATTACTTTTCAGGATATGTATTGCGAAGGCTTCAGAGGGTACAATCCGTAAAATGAGAAACCACCTGTTTAACCATATACAGAGGCTGCCTTATAGCTGGCATGTCAAAAATCAGACCGGCGACATAATACAAAGATGCACCTCTGATGTTGAGGTTATAAGAAATTTTATTTCCCAACAGCTTATAGAAATGGTAAGAACGGTATTTTTAGTGGGTTTCTCTATTACTGTCATGTTTACAATGAATGTCAGGCTGTCTCTGATAGCACTTGCCTTCCTCCCAATCGTTGTGGCATACTCGTCAGTTTTCTATAATAAAATTGCTGCCAAATTCAAGTTTGCTGATGAAGCAGAAGGTGCCTTGTCTGCCATGGTACAGGAAAACCTTACAGGAGTACGTGTAGTGCGTGCTTTTGGACGGCAGAATTATGAAATTGAAAACTTTGACACTAAAAATGATCATTTTGCTAATTATTGGATAAAACTGGGATTTTTACTAAGTAAGTATTGGGGAATCGGAGATTTTGTTTCCGGTCTTCAGGTTATGCTTATAGTAGTCATGGGCTCAATTGACGCAGCTCATGGAGTTATTACTCTTGGGGAATTTCTTGTATTTGTTTTCTATAATTCCATGTTGATTTGGCCGGTTAGGAACTTCGGCCGTATTCTCTCTGAACTTAGTAAAACCAGTGTTTCTCTGAATCGTATACTGGAAATAGTTGGAGAGGAAGAAGAAAAAGATTGTGAAGATGCTGTGACACCTGACATGACAGGCGATATTGAGTTTAAGAATGTCAATTTTGATTATGAAGGTGTTAAGCCAGTACTAAAGGATATTTCATTTAAAATTAAGGCAGGAACCACTTTTGGCATACTGGGAGGTACAGGTTCAGGTAAGTCCACAATAACATACCTTCTGGACAGATTATATAACCTGCCCGAAGGCCAAGGAACAATTGAAATAGGCGGAATAGATATCAGAAAGATACAGCTTGAGCATCTCCGCAGGAATATTGGATTTGTTCTTCAGGAACCGTTTTTGTTTTCTAAAACTATTAAAGAAAATATTGATATTTTTGAGAATACCGGGGATATGGATCGAATCCGCTATTGTGCAGATGTTGCTGCTGTGGATGATGCCGTTATGAGCTTTTCCAAGGCCTATGACACTATTGTAGGAGAGCGTGGAGTGACTCTCTCAGGAGGACAGAAGCAAAGAGTTGCTATCGCAAGAATGCTTATGCAGAAGCCCCCTATTATGATATTTGATGACTCCCTTTCTGCAGTTGACTCTGAAACCGATGCAAAAATCCGCAGTGCTTTAAAGAATAGTACCGGGCAAAGTACAGTACTCTTGATTTCCCACAGAATTACAACATTAATGCAGGCAGATGTAATCTTGGTTCTGGATGACGGTAAAATCTCGGAAATCGGCTCACATACTGAATTACTCTCCAATGACAAAGGTATTTATAAAAAAATATATGATATACAAAGCAGTCTTGAAACTGAGCTTTCAGATTCAACTGTCCAAACAGGAGGTGGTAATTAA
- a CDS encoding ABC transporter ATP-binding protein — MAYYEEEDYKKPFSLKVWANVIPFVKLYKKAFAMAMSFLILVSLIDIIYPFFQRYAINNFITPKTTDGIGKFALVNGCVLVIQAVAVIIFIRNAMTVELNVSKSIRKSLFVHLQKLSFTYYNKTPVGYMMARVMSDTGRIGQMVSWGLIDLLWAVIYVIGVFIAMLFLNVKLALLVMTIIPFISVITMYFQKKILNVNRKIRKINSTMTGAFNEGITGARTSKTLVIEDNNLKDFSQVTDKFYSSTMRATILNAVFIPIILCFSATSLTIVLTYGGYIVMKNPSELGTLSVFITYAVSIFEPIQQIARVFADFVSTQANIERVTGLLETEPDITDTPEVIEKYGDNFNPKKENWEPLVGDIEFKNVTFKYPDGDEYILTDFNLKIPAGTTVAIVGETGAGKSTLVNLACRFFEPTAGQILIDGRDYRERSQLWLHNNIGYVLQSPHLFSGSIRENIRYGKFDATDEEIEAAIKIVAANSVINSLENGLDTNIGEGGDRLSTGEKQLISFARAVISDPRIFVLDEATSSIDTQTEQMIQEAIMHILKNRTSFLIAHRLSTIKKADIILVVKNGKIIERGNHSELLKQKGYYYSLYKKQFEEETGAAVLNKV; from the coding sequence ATGGCATATTATGAGGAAGAAGACTACAAAAAACCCTTTTCCCTAAAGGTCTGGGCAAATGTTATTCCCTTTGTAAAGCTTTATAAAAAAGCCTTTGCAATGGCTATGTCATTTTTAATACTTGTTTCTTTAATTGACATTATATATCCGTTTTTCCAACGGTATGCAATAAACAATTTTATTACACCAAAGACAACTGACGGAATAGGAAAATTTGCTTTGGTAAACGGTTGTGTACTAGTTATTCAAGCCGTAGCGGTAATTATTTTCATACGCAACGCAATGACTGTTGAGCTTAATGTGTCAAAGTCCATTAGGAAGTCTCTTTTTGTACACCTGCAGAAGCTTTCCTTCACTTATTACAATAAGACTCCCGTTGGCTACATGATGGCCAGGGTTATGAGTGATACCGGGAGGATAGGTCAGATGGTTTCCTGGGGTCTGATTGATTTGTTATGGGCTGTTATTTATGTAATCGGCGTTTTCATAGCAATGCTGTTCCTTAATGTTAAGCTGGCCTTGTTGGTAATGACTATTATTCCATTTATTTCGGTTATAACTATGTACTTTCAGAAAAAGATACTAAATGTGAACAGAAAAATCAGAAAAATCAACTCAACCATGACAGGTGCTTTCAACGAGGGAATAACTGGGGCGAGAACCTCTAAAACTCTGGTAATTGAGGACAATAACCTGAAGGATTTTTCACAGGTTACAGATAAGTTCTACTCCTCTACTATGCGTGCAACTATACTAAATGCAGTTTTCATACCAATCATTCTATGTTTTAGTGCCACGTCCCTCACTATTGTATTGACCTATGGCGGCTACATAGTAATGAAAAACCCCAGTGAATTAGGTACTCTTTCAGTCTTTATTACCTACGCTGTCAGCATTTTTGAGCCAATACAGCAGATAGCCCGTGTATTTGCAGACTTTGTATCCACCCAAGCAAATATAGAACGTGTTACGGGTCTCCTGGAAACTGAGCCTGATATAACGGATACTCCTGAGGTTATTGAAAAATACGGAGATAATTTTAATCCTAAAAAGGAAAACTGGGAACCACTTGTTGGTGATATTGAGTTTAAAAATGTTACCTTCAAATATCCTGACGGTGATGAATACATATTAACGGATTTCAATCTTAAAATTCCGGCGGGGACAACAGTTGCAATTGTAGGTGAAACGGGAGCGGGCAAAAGCACTCTGGTTAATCTTGCTTGCAGATTTTTTGAACCAACGGCTGGTCAGATACTTATAGACGGAAGAGATTACAGGGAGCGTTCACAATTGTGGCTGCACAATAACATAGGCTACGTGCTTCAAAGTCCTCACCTGTTTTCGGGATCTATCCGGGAAAATATTCGTTACGGTAAGTTTGACGCCACTGATGAGGAGATTGAAGCCGCCATAAAAATAGTGGCTGCAAATAGTGTAATAAATAGTCTGGAAAACGGTCTTGACACCAATATAGGTGAAGGCGGCGACCGACTGTCCACTGGGGAAAAACAGCTGATTTCATTTGCACGTGCAGTTATTTCCGACCCAAGGATTTTCGTACTTGACGAAGCAACCTCCTCAATTGACACACAGACAGAGCAAATGATTCAGGAGGCAATAATGCATATTCTGAAAAACAGGACATCGTTTTTAATTGCTCACAGGCTTTCTACCATTAAGAAAGCAGATATTATACTGGTTGTAAAAAACGGTAAAATCATTGAACGTGGAAATCACAGCGAACTTCTTAAACAAAAAGGGTACTATTATTCCCTGTACAAGAAGCAGTTTGAGGAGGAAACGGGTGCGGCAGTTCTAAATAAAGTATAA
- a CDS encoding nucleotidyltransferase — translation MKVLGIVAEYNPFHNGHMYHIEESKKLTGCDAVVCVMSGNFIQRGEPAIINKFARTEIALGNGVDLIIELPVPFAVSSAEFFSYGAVSILNNIGIVDCISFGSESGDIISLQKIAEILVSEPQSYKAELKKQLSAGLSFPVCRQRALDKYLKIQNDSNESLSSLLETSNNILALEYLKALSRLNSPIQPYTVKRISNCYNTPQLTGSISSATAIRNSIYKSEIDVSRQALPTLAQQIMDREFSLGRGPNSLYSFEDIILAFLRHATPQELEKIQDVSEGLEYRIKNAADNSGSFDDLLANICTKRYPKTRIQRILISLLAGMKRFDMEQFMACGGPQYARILGFNEIGRQLLSLMKKKSSIPVITKASHYKTSDDSPILRMLEIEARATDTYVLAYKNPAFKKAGQEFTQNIIICR, via the coding sequence ATGAAGGTACTTGGAATAGTCGCTGAATACAACCCTTTTCATAACGGACATATGTATCATATAGAAGAATCAAAAAAACTTACCGGCTGTGATGCAGTGGTTTGCGTAATGAGCGGTAACTTTATACAAAGAGGAGAACCTGCTATAATAAATAAATTTGCACGAACCGAAATTGCACTTGGCAACGGTGTGGATTTAATAATTGAGCTACCTGTTCCCTTTGCAGTATCAAGTGCGGAGTTTTTTTCTTATGGTGCTGTCAGCATCTTGAACAATATAGGTATAGTTGATTGTATCTCTTTCGGAAGTGAGTCAGGAGACATTATTTCCCTTCAAAAAATAGCCGAAATCCTTGTTTCTGAGCCACAAAGCTATAAAGCTGAATTGAAAAAGCAGTTGTCCGCAGGGCTGTCCTTCCCTGTTTGCAGGCAACGAGCTTTGGATAAATATCTTAAAATACAGAATGACTCCAATGAGTCTCTCTCCTCTTTACTTGAAACCTCCAATAACATACTCGCTTTGGAATATTTGAAGGCTCTTTCAAGGCTTAATAGTCCTATACAGCCGTATACAGTTAAAAGGATTTCCAACTGCTATAACACTCCACAGCTTACAGGTAGTATTTCAAGTGCAACTGCTATCAGAAACAGTATTTATAAGAGTGAAATTGATGTCAGCAGGCAAGCCCTTCCAACACTGGCACAACAGATTATGGACAGGGAATTTTCCTTAGGCAGAGGGCCGAACAGCTTGTATTCTTTTGAAGATATAATTCTTGCCTTTCTGCGTCACGCTACACCACAGGAACTGGAGAAAATACAGGACGTTTCAGAGGGCTTGGAGTACAGAATTAAAAATGCCGCAGATAATTCAGGCTCCTTTGACGACCTGCTTGCCAATATATGTACAAAGCGTTATCCGAAAACACGTATACAAAGAATACTTATTTCACTCCTTGCCGGAATGAAAAGGTTTGATATGGAACAATTTATGGCATGTGGCGGACCACAATACGCCAGAATATTAGGGTTTAACGAAATTGGACGTCAGCTTCTGTCACTTATGAAAAAGAAATCGTCAATCCCGGTTATCACCAAGGCATCCCATTACAAAACATCTGATGACAGTCCGATTTTAAGAATGTTGGAAATCGAAGCAAGAGCAACGGACACATATGTTTTGGCATATAAAAACCCGGCTTTTAAAAAAGCCGGGCAGGAGTTTACTCAAAATATTATCATTTGCAGGTAA
- a CDS encoding ribonuclease J has protein sequence MSKSKKKLKVIPLGGLQEIGKNITAFEYGDDILVVDCGLSFPEDEMLGIDLVIPDITYLIKNKEKVRGIVLTHGHEDHIGALPYVLREINVPIYGTKLTLGLIKCKLEEHGLLDTVQMETVHQGQTVQLGAFKVEFIRSTHSIADAVALAIFTPVGTVIHTGDFKIDYTPIEGQPMDLARLAEIGKKGVLLLMCDSTNVENEGYTLSERTVGETFDQIFMNCKSRILVSTFASNVHRVQQIFNAAVKFERKVTVLGRSMINVVNVAMELGYLNVPEGVLIDLDNMDKVPRDKLVIISTGSQGEPMSALTRITFNEHKKVEIVPDDLVIISASPIPGNEKLISKVINELFKKGAKVIYEALADVHVSGHACQEEIKLIHNIVKPKFFMPVHGEHRHLRQHAELAFKMGMPKENIFIMEIGKVLELTNNSAKINGAVTAGKVLVDGLGVGDVGNVVLRDRRHLSQDGLIVVVITIEGDTGNVVAGPDIISRGFVYVRESEDLMEQLKEIAKQAIFKSSSKNQGDWSIRKSAIREALRDCIYERTKRKPMILPIIMEI, from the coding sequence GTGTCAAAAAGCAAAAAAAAATTAAAAGTAATTCCACTCGGGGGATTACAGGAAATAGGCAAAAATATTACTGCTTTTGAATATGGAGATGACATTCTGGTTGTTGATTGTGGTCTATCATTCCCGGAGGATGAGATGCTGGGGATAGACTTGGTGATACCGGATATTACGTACTTGATTAAAAATAAAGAAAAAGTAAGAGGAATAGTGCTTACTCATGGACATGAGGATCATATAGGTGCATTGCCATATGTATTAAGAGAGATAAACGTTCCTATATATGGAACAAAGCTTACACTTGGCTTGATAAAATGTAAGCTTGAGGAACATGGCCTTTTAGATACTGTTCAAATGGAAACTGTTCATCAGGGACAAACAGTTCAATTAGGTGCTTTTAAAGTAGAGTTTATAAGATCTACTCACAGTATTGCTGATGCCGTTGCTTTAGCAATTTTTACACCTGTAGGTACTGTAATTCATACTGGAGACTTTAAAATAGACTATACCCCGATTGAAGGTCAGCCGATGGATTTGGCAAGGCTTGCTGAAATAGGTAAAAAAGGTGTTCTTCTGCTTATGTGTGATAGCACAAATGTAGAAAATGAAGGTTACACTCTTTCAGAACGTACCGTAGGGGAAACCTTTGACCAAATATTTATGAATTGCAAAAGCAGAATTCTGGTTTCAACTTTTGCTTCAAATGTCCATAGGGTTCAGCAAATATTCAATGCTGCGGTTAAATTCGAACGTAAGGTAACAGTTCTTGGAAGAAGTATGATAAATGTTGTTAATGTAGCAATGGAGTTGGGCTATCTTAACGTACCTGAGGGGGTTCTGATTGATCTTGACAACATGGACAAGGTACCAAGAGACAAGCTTGTAATAATATCTACTGGAAGCCAGGGCGAGCCTATGTCAGCCCTTACTAGGATTACATTTAACGAGCATAAAAAGGTTGAGATAGTACCTGATGACTTGGTTATCATATCCGCATCGCCGATACCAGGAAATGAAAAATTAATTTCAAAGGTAATAAATGAGCTGTTCAAAAAAGGTGCAAAGGTAATATATGAAGCACTTGCTGATGTTCACGTATCAGGACATGCCTGCCAGGAAGAGATTAAGCTTATTCATAATATTGTGAAGCCAAAGTTCTTCATGCCCGTCCACGGAGAACACAGGCATTTGCGTCAGCATGCAGAGTTAGCTTTTAAAATGGGTATGCCAAAAGAAAACATATTCATTATGGAAATAGGAAAAGTTTTGGAACTAACTAATAACTCTGCAAAAATCAACGGAGCCGTTACAGCCGGAAAGGTGCTTGTAGACGGTTTGGGTGTGGGTGATGTAGGAAATGTCGTTCTAAGGGACAGAAGGCACCTTTCACAGGATGGCTTGATAGTTGTTGTAATTACAATAGAAGGTGATACCGGAAATGTAGTAGCAGGTCCAGACATAATATCCAGAGGGTTTGTATATGTCCGTGAATCAGAGGATCTCATGGAACAGCTTAAAGAAATAGCAAAACAGGCAATATTCAAAAGTTCGTCCAAAAATCAGGGAGACTGGTCCATCAGAAAGTCAGCAATCAGAGAGGCTTTAAGGGACTGCATTTACGAACGTACAAAGCGTAAGCCAATGATATTACCTATTATAATGGAAATATAA
- a CDS encoding glycosyltransferase family 4 protein, with amino-acid sequence MKILMLSWEYPPRIIGGISRVVYDLANNLGRYGNQVHVLTCWEEGTPDFENEKNVTVHRVRLSDVSTTNFIEWVLQLNFAMLESAVRLLQENKFDIIHAHDWLVAYAAKVLKNSFSIPLISTIHATEFGRNNGIYSDMQKAINSVEAMLSDESEKLIVNSKYMKEEIKSIFKVTGDKISVISNGIELNKFNKIEFDKEFRNNYAAPSEKIVFFVGRLVSEKGVQVLLNAIPEIIRSYNDVKFVIAGKGPCLNNLIEQSRNLNIQNRVYFTGFVGEEVLLKLYRCSDIAVFPSTYEPFGIVALEGMVAGIPVVVSDTGGLREIVDHRVNGMKFYSGNSNSLADCILELLSNETLAKQISINALENVHRLYNWNIITEQILQEYNYVISQYNSSNKN; translated from the coding sequence ATGAAAATATTAATGCTTTCATGGGAATACCCTCCTAGGATAATAGGAGGTATTTCAAGAGTTGTGTACGATTTGGCAAATAACTTAGGCCGTTATGGTAATCAGGTTCATGTTTTGACATGCTGGGAAGAAGGAACCCCGGATTTTGAAAATGAAAAAAATGTAACAGTACATAGAGTACGTTTAAGTGATGTTTCTACAACAAACTTTATAGAATGGGTTTTACAGTTGAACTTTGCGATGCTTGAATCAGCAGTCAGGCTTTTACAGGAAAACAAATTTGATATTATACATGCACATGACTGGCTTGTTGCATATGCCGCAAAAGTTTTAAAAAACTCTTTTTCAATTCCGTTGATTTCAACCATCCATGCAACAGAATTCGGTAGAAACAACGGAATTTACTCTGATATGCAGAAAGCAATCAACAGTGTTGAAGCAATGCTTTCGGATGAATCGGAAAAATTAATAGTAAATAGTAAATATATGAAAGAAGAAATTAAATCTATATTTAAAGTCACTGGGGATAAAATAAGTGTAATTAGTAATGGAATAGAACTGAATAAATTCAATAAAATAGAATTTGATAAAGAATTCAGAAATAATTATGCTGCTCCAAGTGAAAAAATAGTATTCTTTGTGGGAAGACTTGTAAGTGAAAAGGGAGTGCAGGTGTTGTTAAATGCAATACCTGAAATAATTAGAAGCTATAATGATGTCAAGTTTGTAATTGCGGGCAAAGGACCGTGTTTAAATAATTTAATTGAACAAAGCCGTAATCTTAATATTCAGAACAGAGTTTATTTTACAGGTTTTGTAGGTGAGGAGGTCTTACTGAAGCTATACAGATGTTCTGATATTGCAGTTTTTCCAAGTACCTATGAACCATTTGGAATTGTAGCACTTGAAGGGATGGTTGCAGGCATTCCTGTAGTGGTATCGGATACCGGAGGGTTAAGGGAAATAGTGGATCACAGAGTCAATGGAATGAAATTTTACAGCGGAAATTCCAATTCCCTGGCGGATTGCATCCTTGAACTGCTTAGTAATGAAACTTTAGCAAAACAGATTAGTATTAATGCATTGGAAAATGTACATAGGCTGTATAATTGGAATATAATAACGGAACAGATTTTACAGGAATATAACTATGTTATTTCTCAATATAATAGCTCAAACAAGAATTGA